The Pasteuria penetrans genome segment AATTTAATAAAATAATAGCGATAAAAACTATAACTTTACAAACATAACTCTTGCCTACTCCTTCATTCACAGTGACAGACACACCACCATTTCAACTGATTGGAAATATGATCAGGATTCCACTCATATAAACGGTATTTCCTAATTCTATTTATATAAAATTATATAAAAAATATATAAAATAATAAGGAAGATTTATCCAGATTCTCCTCCCTCTGATAGACCCTTCAGTCCCCCTATAATGATGAACTCTAACAGCGAACACCCTGCAATCCTTACGGAATGATCAAAGAATAGGAAAATATAATTAGGATGATACCTTTACAAAAACAAAACCATTCCCTATTCTATGAGTGCATTATAAAAACGCAAAGTATTCAGTTTTCATGGTTCGGAAGACAACATCCCATTGTGGATACGAATTTTCAGAAACAAGGGGATCGGGGGAAATCCCCCCCTTATCTTTTTCGAGCCTCCTCAGGTTGGAATATGAAATACTATTGTATTGAAATAATGAATATATATTTCAGTTCCGCCCCCATCCTTCCTTTTTATATTTTTTATATACCTATTTTTTATTTGTCTGGTTTGAGTTGTCCCATCGGGGGTTGACGATCGGGATAAAGCAGGAGTCTCCTTTCTTTCCAATCAATATGTTATTTATGGTCAAAAATGGACGAGGGAAGAACGAAGAGGGCGTAGAAGCAGAGGTCCACAGCGGGATTCTTAGGTTCCCGGAACCCTATCCCCATTTTTCCATTGAATGTACATATTAAATGAATAAAAGTATTAATAACATGTATTTATTATTAAATAATATGTTATAATTTTAGGATAGAAAACACGAAAACTAAGGCAGGCATGTCCAGATCAATCAGCCAGTACTATCCCTACTCTTGACCCGATGCCCGGGACAAAAACGAACCCAAATTATTATTAAAAATGCAAGAAGATGTTCCCCGGTCCTTTTTCTTCCGAAGCAAAACCAGAAAACCCCAGTAGAATCCGCACATAGCAAGTGTGGGAGCTCTCCCATAACAGGAGTGGGGCAAAGAGATCTCTGGATCCATTCTGGAGGACCGTATCTGCGGCAAACTCTGTACTATAAGAATCGAATCGCCCGGAATCCGTCTGAACCTGACACAGGAAGAAAATTTTTAGAAATATTCACCCCTATGATGACTATGGAGGCCCATAATGGACCCGATACAAGCCATACGAAAAGATTTTCCCATATCCAGTCGGGGTACCATTGTGTAGCCCCATACAGGGGACATTTCTACTAGAGAGAAATCACTTCCCTGTTCAGATAGGGGGGATTGGCCATCCTGGAAAGAATTCGTAAAGGGATGACAAATCCCCCAAACCAAAGGCAACGGCAAACCAGGTGGACACGGAGATCTACCCTGTTCTTTCGCGCTCCATACCACGGGAACTTCCCAAAAGGGATTGCAACAGATTATGATTCCTCCGTCCTGACATGGAAACGATCGTACAGCTCCTGAATACCACAAAAAGGCCCCATGAGGATATGAAACGCTTCTCCATCAGGAAGATGATCCGTCTCCATTCCTATCGACCCTCTTCCATAAAACAGTGCAACTTTGCAACCTGAAACACAGCGAAAGGCAAAGAAAAAAAGGCAGTGTAGATGGTCGTTGTCATAATAGCACTCTATAATACTAACATTTATAGAAAAGTATGAACTAAACCCCTTGAATGATGTTAAAAGAGATTAATAGAACAGCCATCCTGCATAATTTTCAATATCACAAATTTTTCCAGTCAATATAAGCAACCCATCCATTTTATTTTTATATATACTAATAATTATATTATCGATTAGAAAACATAATCAGAAAAGAAGTCAAAGGACGGGAGAAACTGAAACCACTGAAATTTTGGAAATGAAAAATACATTCGAACCATCACCTTTTCCGCACCCACACTGCAAAATATTGCTCCAATGCATACTATGCCCTAATTATACCAATAATTGGTATTTATTGTCAAATTAATTCATATGGGCAAGAACTGTTCTCTATTTTATCGTATCAACAATCTATTTTACTATAGTAAAATGAGAGTCTTTCGGGTAAAAGGTCCGTTCCATGACAATAGGAGAGACCCCTTATGGGAGCTAGCATCACCATAAGGGGTCTCGGTGTAACCAGAGACATCCACCACACTGACAACGATCCCGACACAACCCCAACATAGGACAAAACAAAAACTACTTGCTACTGACAACTACCAACAACTGAATCACTGTAACAACGGGGACTCTTCCAAGTAAACCATTCACAAAGACACAGTTGTAGAAATAACCCTCTTACCGATAATTTTCCCTAATCTTCTGTTCTACTACTTCCTTGATTCTACGCCTGACTTCTTTACGAATCTCTGGTAATGCCTTATGCACGGTTTTTCCTGGACAATCTGTATTGGAATGACCTGTATCCCGATGGCCTATGATATCAACCATCTTCTTAATTTCCATCTCACCTGCATCGTTCACCGCGACCCGGATGCGTCCATCACGGGTAGCTACATAAACGAGCAGATCCATCAACGTACGTCCTGCCGGGCTCTGGGGATCAAACCTGTCCCTATTCTCATAATCCCCGTCCAACGCCACACCATAACTGTGGCTGTTGAACTTCCTAGCATGGTCCGAAGCAAATCCACCCTCCAGTGCATCCAATCGACCTTGTCCTACACCACGAAATCCTTCATACAAGGTTCCATCCAGCGCAACAACAGCTCGATATCCAAAGTCCGAGAACCCAATTCCTCTGTGGTACTTTGTGATAGCCCTCATATACCGAGGCATGAATGTCCCGCGATGGTTGACAGAGGAGGTATGGTGGACAATGATGCGCCTGATGTCAAAATTTTTTACCTGCAGGGCCTTCGCTGAGGGCGCTGGGGCCCCCCAATCTTCCCTAGTTACAACGAGTGGTTTAGGAAACCAGCTGGACAACTGTTCATGTACTTCGTCCAATTCCTCGATGGACAGTTTGCGTGGAACACCACCCCTCACCCAGCTGTTCTCCATACCCTGGATGGGGGATTGATCCTTATGATATATCTCTTCCCGGTGATCCTCTTTTGCTTTCCCCGATACAGATTCCAATCCCCCCCCTTGTTGAAACGGGAAGAGAGATGCTATTCTTTCCACAATCTCATTCTCTATCTCCCCCCCCTGCGTCACATCCTCACTTTCATCAGCGGGGGGGGCAGGGGGAATGAGTGTTACTGCCTTTTTGACCGCATCCTCTTCCCATGGATGAGTCGTCCTACTCGCCCGATCCTCCTCAGAAAGGCCGGGAGCGGAGGAAGGACAATCCACCTTTTCCCCATTTTGGGGGGAAGGTACCGTTTCATTCTGCACAGCAGCAGGGGGAACGGAGGGGAGGAGTGTTACGGCCCTTTTGATCGCATCCTCTTCCCATGAATGGGTATGCACCATACCACTCGCCCGATCCTCTCTAGAAAAGGTGGACGTAGGGGAAGAACGATCTATCTCCCCTTCCACATCGGGGAAAGAGGGTACCACTTCGTTTGGTACAGCAGCGGTAGAAGAAATGGGAGAAACAAAGATCCCTGTCTCCCTTACCGCATCCATCGAACGGGGGGAATGGTAACCCTTTCCCCCTTCGATAAGGTCTGACGGGGCGATCTCCCCCTGTACATTGTAACCCCCTCTGATCGGGGGGGCGGACGGGGGAGCCTTTTCCTGTACATCCCCCGGAGCTAACGAAGAGGTCTCCTCCTCCTGTACGACAATGGGGGGAATTCCCCCTTTTTGATCATCGCCGTAGTGAGTTCCCCCCCCGCCCTTTTCGAGCATAGACGCGACGTGGGTACTTTCATCCTCCTTGTCCCCTGACTCCCTTTTAGTTTCCTCGGCTCCCTCACTAAAGACTGAGTTGTTCCTTTTATTAGATTTCTTACCCGAGGACGGATACCATGGAACGGAAAGAGTGGGTTCCGCCCCTCCCCTGGGAAGAGGGGGGGATATAGCCACCTTATAGGTAGGGCCATCCTCCACAGTCCGCGCAACTTCCGAGGGACGGAGAGGAGGCGGAGGACAATCACCACCCCCTTGGTCTGTGGTGGGGAATGTGGTCGTTTCCGATATCGACAAGGGCACCTGGGCTGCATACACTATTTCCTGCACAGGAGGAAAACCTGAACACAGAAGAAGAGCTACACAACCGCCTACCGTAGATGAAACTGTGTTACCATTCCAACTATCGGTAATCCCCCGCATCACCCTATGAGTAACACGCAAGCGCCCATTCTCGATCATCCACATCCCCCCACATCTGGGTAACCTAGTCCATAGGAACCCCCGGTGAGGGGGAATCCCTCTGAACCGGAATGGAAGAGAACCTCAGAGGATGTCACCTGGACACCCTCTCCGGTATTGTATCTTACTATAACGATTTTTCCCAATAGAGCCTCTTCCCCGAATAAGGGTAATTTTCAATTTATTTGTTCCTATGGGATCGTCTAAACACACTACGGAAAAATATTCATGCTATTATTTCATAAATAATATAATTAATAATACATTTTATTATTTTATAATGAAAAAAATATATGTTCTAGTAATTATATATACATATATTAATTTTATTGATGCCATAAACTAATAATAGTAAACAATTTTAAAGTTATAATATTAATAAAAAAATGCATTATATTCATATATAAAATAATATAATTAGGAAAAATTTTTTTAATATAACTGCCCTCCATCCTATCGGATCTCCAAACCCTAAGGATTACAGAATCAGGAGGAACTCGTTATGTTTTTTTGTAACTAATAATAAAAAAGATGACAAGAGGAATCGAATTAACATACCCATACCGCAATATTTTTCCCAATATAAAATAAATTTAAAATTGAATCTATTCCATTCCGCATAGGAATCTGGGATTCTAATTGCATTTTTGAGGTCGTGCGATTTCCTGTAGAAAATGCCCCCTCTATGAACCTAGTCGTACCCTTTGGTAAAGTGATTGACGACATAATAATATTTTATAACACTGTTCCTGATTTGTATCCTCGGATTACTGCTATCTGTATCATCAAAATTTTTCATGAAATTTGGGATCAGACTTGGAGAGGGGGACGGACATCATGTTCCACTGCACAGAATTTATTCTGTTCATTGAAAATACAAAAATGATAAAAAATACATAATATTATCATCATTATGGATTTGCTGAATCCTGTCCAATGGCTTATGAACAAAGATATCAAATGAACAAATAAGATCATATTCTAATATATCAAGGAATAGAAGGAAAAGTTACTCTTATTATGTAAAAAGAGAATTACTCATAACCCCTTACCTCAAGTACTATTGATTCACACAAAACAGTAAAATGGGAAGGAAAAACCCATGATCATCCGCATCCATAATACAACATTATCAGGAAAAATAAAGATCCGGAAAGAAAAATCATGGATAGTGGAAATTTCAATGGGGGTGAAT includes the following:
- a CDS encoding N-acetylmuramoyl-L-alanine amidase; its protein translation is MIENGRLRVTHRVMRGITDSWNGNTVSSTVGGCVALLLCSGFPPVQEIVYAAQVPLSISETTTFPTTDQGGGDCPPPPLRPSEVARTVEDGPTYKVAISPPLPRGGAEPTLSVPWYPSSGKKSNKRNNSVFSEGAEETKRESGDKEDESTHVASMLEKGGGGTHYGDDQKGGIPPIVVQEEETSSLAPGDVQEKAPPSAPPIRGGYNVQGEIAPSDLIEGGKGYHSPRSMDAVRETGIFVSPISSTAAVPNEVVPSFPDVEGEIDRSSPTSTFSREDRASGMVHTHSWEEDAIKRAVTLLPSVPPAAVQNETVPSPQNGEKVDCPSSAPGLSEEDRASRTTHPWEEDAVKKAVTLIPPAPPADESEDVTQGGEIENEIVERIASLFPFQQGGGLESVSGKAKEDHREEIYHKDQSPIQGMENSWVRGGVPRKLSIEELDEVHEQLSSWFPKPLVVTREDWGAPAPSAKALQVKNFDIRRIIVHHTSSVNHRGTFMPRYMRAITKYHRGIGFSDFGYRAVVALDGTLYEGFRGVGQGRLDALEGGFASDHARKFNSHSYGVALDGDYENRDRFDPQSPAGRTLMDLLVYVATRDGRIRVAVNDAGEMEIKKMVDIIGHRDTGHSNTDCPGKTVHKALPEIRKEVRRRIKEVVEQKIRENYR